A genomic segment from Paenibacillus sp. FSL K6-1096 encodes:
- a CDS encoding FUSC family protein translates to MNEGLQERLEKFGLSLYMIRITLAASLSWLAVHIIYGDHYLYFAPLAAILITQSSVKASLEKGVYRMTGVVLGGIVSLIVGKFFDVGALSILLMLLIGIGVATACRINIQAVSQVGVTSVLALTFYHDQYIVWRVAETLIGVLIALIINMIIVPPKSFVKVKDLALKGSLTLSDALTGLAASGRDAAQAKKALEASGELLKKSERLQKEIHYTLSHYQCRKDIGKLSQSTSHLIKVHAYVKGIAEEIALLPAHYAAADWMLEVLSATSDCIALYGTRTLSDAETGGRSLPESLRRARDLQLAWYAELQDQCPLAAFRDLGAVFSHLNRILEEIERADYAALSAAPQPVKAHPARAIQFIQKGLFHKL, encoded by the coding sequence ATGAACGAGGGCCTGCAGGAGCGCCTTGAAAAGTTCGGATTATCCCTATATATGATACGGATTACGCTCGCCGCTTCGCTCTCGTGGCTGGCCGTGCACATCATCTACGGAGACCATTACCTCTACTTCGCGCCGCTGGCGGCGATTCTGATTACCCAGAGCAGTGTCAAGGCCTCCCTGGAGAAAGGTGTCTACCGCATGACCGGCGTGGTCCTTGGCGGCATCGTCAGCCTGATCGTGGGCAAGTTCTTCGATGTGGGCGCACTGTCGATCCTGCTGATGCTGCTGATCGGTATCGGTGTAGCCACCGCCTGCCGGATCAATATCCAGGCTGTCTCGCAGGTCGGCGTCACTTCAGTCCTTGCACTCACCTTCTATCATGACCAATATATCGTCTGGAGAGTCGCCGAGACGCTGATCGGCGTGCTGATTGCCTTGATTATCAATATGATTATCGTGCCGCCCAAGAGCTTCGTCAAGGTGAAGGACCTGGCGCTGAAGGGCAGCCTGACGTTATCCGATGCCTTGACCGGACTCGCCGCAAGCGGGCGGGATGCCGCACAGGCCAAGAAGGCCCTTGAAGCTTCGGGCGAGCTGCTGAAGAAGAGCGAACGGCTACAGAAGGAGATCCATTATACTTTATCTCATTACCAGTGCCGCAAGGACATCGGTAAGCTGTCACAATCAACCTCGCATCTGATCAAGGTTCATGCCTATGTCAAAGGCATTGCCGAAGAGATCGCCCTGCTGCCGGCCCATTATGCCGCAGCCGACTGGATGCTGGAGGTCCTGAGCGCAACCTCAGACTGCATCGCCCTGTACGGCACCCGGACATTGTCAGATGCTGAAACCGGCGGACGTTCACTCCCTGAGAGCCTGAGACGGGCCCGCGATCTGCAGCTGGCCTGGTATGCGGAGCTGCAGGACCAATGCCCGCTGGCCGCCTTCCGCGACCTCGGTGCAGTGTTCTCCCACCTGAACCGGATTCTTGAAGAGATTGAACGGGCAGATTACGCGGCACTCTCGGCCGCACCGCAGCCCGTCAAGGCCCATCCTGCACGGGCTATACAATTCATACAAAAGGGACTCTTCCACAAGCTTTAA
- the atzF gene encoding allophanate hydrolase, protein MTVNNTFPAKLTAEWLHGQYASGMLSPEEVIHEIIRRAERDQAMNIWIEPPAEAHIRPYLEALGGMDLERYPLWGLPFAVKDNIDVQGLPTTAACPEYAYQPEADAAVVARLVAAGAIPVGKTNLDQFATGLVGVRSPYGETHNALRPEYISGGSSAGSAVAVARGQAVFSLGTDTAGSGRVPAALNGLVGYKPSLGAWPVRGVVPACASLDCVTVFAHNLDGALAVDRVARGFDAADPWSRAVKRRSAALPAKLLLPADPPGFYGPHADEYRQAWERAEAAVQAMGLPVERVDCTLFYEAAAILYEGPWVAERWAGLGAFVESHREAVLPVTASILSSGAAEQHTAASLFGAMHRLQGYKRAAELLLREAVLVLPTCGGTWTREQVAADPAGANSAMGRYTNHCNLLDLSALAVPAGDAAEDLPFGLTLFALADSEHLLAGAGAQLLVERLAPDEEAGMMTLAVCGLHMRGFPLEPQMLAHGARFWQTAQTAACYELVKLPTKPAKPGLLRQAQGGGAVELELWRMPVESLGSFAQLIPAPLGLGRVLLADGREVTGFICEGYAGAEAGAENITGYGGWRYVPA, encoded by the coding sequence ATGACGGTTAACAATACATTTCCCGCCAAGCTGACCGCTGAGTGGCTGCATGGGCAATATGCAAGCGGTATGTTAAGCCCGGAGGAGGTCATCCATGAGATCATCCGCCGTGCGGAGCGCGACCAGGCGATGAATATCTGGATTGAACCACCGGCAGAGGCGCATATCCGTCCTTACCTTGAGGCGCTTGGCGGGATGGATCTGGAGCGCTATCCGTTATGGGGCCTCCCGTTCGCGGTTAAGGACAATATCGATGTGCAGGGGCTGCCGACAACGGCGGCCTGTCCTGAATATGCTTATCAGCCGGAGGCGGATGCTGCCGTTGTAGCGAGGCTTGTTGCGGCAGGGGCCATCCCGGTCGGCAAAACCAACCTCGACCAGTTCGCCACCGGCCTGGTCGGTGTGCGCAGCCCGTACGGCGAGACGCATAATGCCCTGCGTCCCGAATACATCAGCGGCGGCTCCAGTGCCGGCTCCGCTGTAGCTGTGGCCCGGGGCCAGGCCGTATTCAGCCTGGGCACCGATACAGCAGGCTCGGGCCGCGTGCCTGCCGCACTGAACGGGCTGGTCGGCTACAAGCCCAGCCTGGGCGCCTGGCCGGTACGCGGCGTTGTACCGGCCTGTGCCAGCCTGGATTGTGTGACCGTATTTGCACACAATCTGGACGGGGCCCTCGCGGTGGACCGCGTGGCCCGGGGCTTCGACGCGGCTGATCCCTGGTCGCGTGCCGTGAAGCGGCGGTCCGCCGCACTCCCCGCGAAGCTGCTGCTTCCGGCGGACCCGCCTGGGTTCTATGGCCCCCATGCGGACGAATACCGCCAGGCCTGGGAGCGGGCAGAAGCGGCAGTCCAGGCGATGGGCCTGCCGGTGGAACGGGTGGACTGCACGCTGTTCTACGAAGCGGCAGCCATTCTGTACGAAGGGCCGTGGGTTGCAGAACGCTGGGCCGGGCTGGGCGCGTTCGTGGAGAGCCACCGCGAAGCTGTGCTGCCAGTGACGGCGTCTATCCTGTCGTCCGGGGCGGCGGAGCAGCATACCGCTGCGAGCCTGTTCGGGGCGATGCACCGGCTGCAGGGCTACAAGCGGGCAGCGGAGCTGCTGCTGCGCGAGGCGGTGCTGGTGCTCCCGACCTGCGGTGGGACCTGGACCCGGGAGCAGGTTGCTGCTGATCCGGCAGGAGCCAACTCGGCGATGGGGCGCTATACGAATCATTGCAACCTGCTCGATCTGTCTGCGCTGGCAGTTCCGGCCGGGGATGCTGCCGAGGATCTGCCGTTCGGCCTTACTCTGTTCGCGCTGGCCGACAGCGAGCATCTGCTGGCCGGAGCCGGGGCGCAGCTTCTGGTGGAGCGCCTGGCACCGGACGAGGAGGCCGGCATGATGACGCTGGCCGTCTGCGGGCTGCATATGCGCGGCTTCCCGTTGGAGCCGCAGATGCTGGCGCATGGCGCCCGGTTCTGGCAGACGGCGCAGACCGCCGCCTGCTACGAACTGGTCAAGCTTCCCACGAAGCCGGCCAAGCCGGGTCTGCTGAGGCAGGCGCAAGGAGGCGGCGCGGTGGAGCTGGAGCTGTGGCGGATGCCGGTGGAATCGCTGGGATCGTTCGCGCAGCTTATTCCGGCCCCGCTGGGCCTGGGGCGGGTGCTGCTGGCGGACGGCCGGGAGGTAACCGGCTTCATCTGTGAAGGCTATGCCGGGGCAGAAGCCGGAGCGGAGAACATTACGGGTTACGGGGGCTGGAGATATGTGCCTGCCTGA